The DNA sequence GTGCGCTACCACGCCTTCCACCCGGAGGAGTGGGAGGAGAGGACCTTCCGGCTTCCGCGGCTTCAGGGCCTTTACGCCCTAGGCCTCTGCGTCCGGGAGGGAGACTACCGGCTCATGAGCCAGGAGGGGGAGCGCTTTGCCCAGCACCTTCTGGGTGAGCTTGGAAAGGGGGCGGGCGGAGGGGTCCTGGAGGCCCTCTAGGGGGGCCTCGAGGCGGGCCCCCCAGACCCGGACCCGCAGGCGGCGGTGGGTGAGCTCGTGCCGGACCTGGCCCAGGAACCGGGGGGCCACCCCCAGGGCCTTTGCCCTCTCCCAGAAGGCCTTCTCGTCCAGGAGGGGGACGCCGTAAAGCCCCCCGTACCGCCCGGCCTCGGCCTTCTCCAGGTAGACCCCGCCCGGCCCCAGGAGGACCAGGGCCCAGAGGACCTCCTCCTTCTGGCTCCGCCTCCTGGGCCGCGGGTAAGCCCCGGGGTCCTCCCGGCCCCGGCAGGAGGGGGAAAGGGGGCAGTCGCCGCACCGGGGCCGCCTGGGGGTGCAGACCAGGGCCCCCAGGTCCATCAGGGCCTGGTTCCAGGCGGCGGGGTCCACCCCTTCCACCAGGGCGTCCGCCAGGCGCCAAAGGGCCTGGGGGCTGGGGTCCTCCAGGGCGTAGAAGCGGGCCAAAACCCGGCGGACGTTCCCGTCCACCACCCCCACCCGCTCCCCGAAGGCCAGGGCGGCCACCGCCGCCGCCGTGTAGGGGCCGACCCCGGGGAGGGCCAGAAGGGCCTCGCGGCTTCGGGGAAGCTCGGAAACGCTTTGGGCCAGGCGGTGCAGGTTACGGGCCCGGGCGTAGTAGCCCGCCCCCGCCCAGACCTTGAGCACCTCCTCCAGGGGGGCCTGGGCCAGGGCCTCCAGGGTAGGGAAGCGCTTTAGGAAGCGGTGGTAGTAGGGGGCGGCCTGGGCGGCCCGGGTCTGCTGGAGGAGGACCTCCGCCACCAGGACCCGGTAAGGGTCCTTCTCCCCCCGCCAGGGGAGGGGGCGGGCCGTGGCCCGGTACCAAGCGAGGAGGGTTTCCTTAAGCCCCTGGTCCATCGCAATCACAGACCGTCGGGGCCCCGTAGGGGACCCCGGCCTGGCCTTTGCCCTTAGAACTTGATCGTTCCCTTGCCGTTCTTGAAGGTGACCGTGAGGGTGGTCCCCTGGGGCAGCGTCCCGTCCGCCACCATCTGGAAGGTGCCGGTGAGGCGGTTGGGCTCGGGAGCATCCCTCAGGATGGCGATCAGCTCCCCCGCGTTGGAGAAGGTGCCGCAGAGATCCTTGCCCTCGCCCGTGTACTGCCCGTCCTGGGCGGTGAGGGTCACGCTCCTTGCGGTAATGGTGGCCTGGACGGGGTTGTGCCTCTCATCGCTGAGGGTCAGGTCCAGCCGCACGTCCGTCAAGGTCAGGCTTTCGGGAGCCCCCTGGGGGACCGGCCCCTGGACCGTGAAGTCGTAGCAGGCGTTCAGCTGGCTGGGGGTAAGGGGGAGGCTAACCCCCGAAAGCACGTCCCCGAAGGTGAAGTCCAGGTTCCCGGAAATGGGGGTGCCCTGGGCCTGCGGGGTGAGCCCCGAAGATCCAACGGTGCCAACGGTGAGCGTAACCGACTGCCCATTGAGGCCAAGGGGGTTGTCCACGGGAATGGGGGGAATGAGGCTTGCAATCATGTTGCAGCCCGAGAGAAGAATAGCCATTCCCGCCGCCGTCCAAACTGCCCTGCTCGCCTTTACCCTTTTCATCTTCCTCCACCTTTCCGGCCTGGGGCCCGATGGAAACCCTGCGGTCCCGGGGTCTCCCAGTAAGCCTCCCCGACCACCTTTCCCAAGGCCCTCAGCCACGGCCTGCTCCTCGTCCTCGAGGATAGCAGCCAACTCTATTTCAACTCAAGGGGGTTTACAAAACCCTTAAACCACCCCGGGGTCGGCGAATAGACCGAAGCCCAAAAGGAGCGCGGCGATGCGGAAAAGCCGCTTCTTGAGGGTCTTTCCGGCGCTTCCCTCTACCCTCGCCATACCTCCAGTCTAAGGCCGGAAGTCCAAGGGCCTCAGGTAAAACTCCCCGATGGCGGTGGAGGAAAGGAGGGCCACGGTGGGCAGGGCCCGCTTCCAGTGGGTCCGGTTCACCCGCTCCTTCACCCTTTGGATCTCCTCCGGGGTGTAGCCCAGGGCCTGGATGTAGGCGTCCGGGTAGCCCTTCAGGTAGTGCTCCAGGATCACGTCCGCCCGCAGGTAGCGCACCCCCAGGTCGGCCTCGTCCGTCTGGCCGGGCTCGAGGTCGGCGGTGGGGGGCTTGCGCACCACCTCCTCCGGCACCCCCAGAAACTCGGCCAGCCGCCAGACCTGGGTCTTGTAGAGGTCGCCCAGGGGGTTGACGGGGGGGGCGTCGTCCCCGTGCCAGGTGAAGTAGCCGAAAAGCCGCTCCGTCTTGTTCCCCGTGCCCAGGGGAAGGGCATGGTACTCCTCGGCCTTGTCAAAGAGGACCATCATCCGGGCGCGGGCCATCAGGTTGCCCCGCCTGCGGGGGGTCATGGAGGGGACCTTTTCCGCGTACCCCTCCACCATGGGGGTGATGTCCACCACCTCGAGCCCCACCCCGAAGGCCTCCGCCACCAGCCGGGCGTGGGCCCAGGACTCGGGGGAGCTCTGCCGGTGGGGCAGGAAGAGGGCGTGGACGCTCTCTCCACCCAGGGCCCGCACCGCCAGGGCCAAGGTGGTGGCCGAGTCCACCCCGCCCGAGACGG is a window from the Thermus filiformis genome containing:
- a CDS encoding YajG family lipoprotein produces the protein MKRVKASRAVWTAAGMAILLSGCNMIASLIPPIPVDNPLGLNGQSVTLTVGTVGSSGLTPQAQGTPISGNLDFTFGDVLSGVSLPLTPSQLNACYDFTVQGPVPQGAPESLTLTDVRLDLTLSDERHNPVQATITARSVTLTAQDGQYTGEGKDLCGTFSNAGELIAILRDAPEPNRLTGTFQMVADGTLPQGTTLTVTFKNGKGTIKF
- a CDS encoding NAD+ synthase, encoding MRVLEAQRAQEVLELNWPLVADFLTRFIREELSWRGYEKAVVAVSGGVDSATTLALAVRALGGESVHALFLPHRQSSPESWAHARLVAEAFGVGLEVVDITPMVEGYAEKVPSMTPRRRGNLMARARMMVLFDKAEEYHALPLGTGNKTERLFGYFTWHGDDAPPVNPLGDLYKTQVWRLAEFLGVPEEVVRKPPTADLEPGQTDEADLGVRYLRADVILEHYLKGYPDAYIQALGYTPEEIQRVKERVNRTHWKRALPTVALLSSTAIGEFYLRPLDFRP